The following are encoded in a window of Torulaspora globosa chromosome 4, complete sequence genomic DNA:
- the SQS1 gene encoding Sqs1p (ancestral locus Anc_2.17) has protein sequence MAKRHSHYNSRGKPHGRGGSRGRGNRRRGARRQDRDTGKRQNIWHNSGLAMGDGDLDNPLMSDVYSQGAGRSFVSPSAVADYYFGRSQNEKSMKMGGLRLGSRNQSTSDLSSARASFRSRPMEFIRAKEIYDPSHDLIEQLRRKNAHDKISQAGNFVDVADGSAQESHRCAEVASEESEEDVTQLKNEEIFYVDTTGSQTTEDPQTRAVQVDEEVPILVEEASAVEFNPIITVGKTELPVKQFSDGISVSVDTSISSTPVQQYISKILANVKPASDESDDDSSIKSWIESSDSDTEPSQSESPRLSNNMETLKIAEEQSSLQKGTNEATDSEPEFGFLEEDYLVDLSDIHVTNMRLGAFDNSYFVRCFSMFADHEFRWLSEELFSDFILQERKFPEHRYGAYLKFIKASVIPTEQPPTPTYSDVPLSDESDEETELSSIGGDSVGSDMREGIDDLIHYSEKYSQTRNQEYQTCSLEATGKGRKKKLLIDESLGLDTESIATLQDKLSNRLAHKAKKRRDKQDFIDLENQNSSDLTKKYPAGLHVHNIRDEFEHFLTSNRDRLTFPALDPHGNRTIAKFAQHYNMKSSKIGSANHTQVVAQKTKKTHRSFPNYNLIDQLLKQRPIFMRIDVSRPKDASVNVTKTTRVRFHTMEGQVIGKDAPEIGRDNIGRRILEKLGWTNGEGLGAHGNKGISEPLMATVKKSKSGLRHDGKK, from the coding sequence ATGGCTAAGAGACACAGTCATTACAACAGCCGAGGGAAACCTCATGGCCGGGGAGGCTCGAGAGGTCGGGGGAATAGGCGGAGGGGTGCTCGAAGACAGGATCGCGACACGGGAAAGAGGCAAAATATCTGGCATAATTCTGGGCTGGCAATGGGCGATGGGGATCTGGATAATCCCTTGATGTCAGATGTGTATTCACAAGGCGCTGGGCGGTCATTCGTGTCGCCTAGTGCTGTTGCGGACTATTACTTTGGTCGGTCTCAGAACGAAAAATCCATGAAGATGGGTGGTTTAAGGCTAGGAAGCCGCAATCAGTCGACGAGTGATCTCAGCAGCGCTAGAGCGAGTTTTAGAAGCAGACCGATGGAGTTCATACGAGCCAAGGAAATTTACGACCCGTCGCACGATTTGATCGAGCAgctgagaaggaaaaaCGCCCACGACAAGATATCTCAAGCTGGAAACTTCGTGGACGTGGCAGATGGCTCAGCTCAAGAGTCGCACCGTTGCGCCGAGGTGGCCTCTGAGGAGAGCGAGGAGGACGTTACACAGCTGAAAAACGAGGAGATCTTTTATGTCGATACCACAGGGTCTCAGACAACTGAAGATCCACAAACGCGAGCAGTACAggtcgatgaagaggtgCCGATTCTCGTGGAGGAAGCCTCTGCGGTCGAGTTCAATCCTATTATAACCGTTGGCAAGACTGAGCTTCCAGTGAAACAATTTTCAGATGGTATCTCTGTCTCAGTGGACACGAGCATAAGCTCAACTCCGGTGCAACAATAcatttcgaagatcttggcTAATGTCAAGCCTGCATCGGACGAATCGGATGATGATTCTTCGATCAAAAGCTGGATTGAGTCATCCGACTCGGATACTGAGCCTTCTCAATCAGAGTCGCCTCGCTTATCAAACAATAtggaaactttgaagatagcCGAAGAGCAATCATCCCTCCAGAAAGGAACGAACGAGGCAACTGACTCAGAACCGGAGTTTGGTTTCCTTGAGGAGGATTACCTAGTTGACCTCTCGGACATTCATGTGACAAATATGAGATTAGGGGCATTTGACAACAGCTACTTCGTAAGATGCTTCAGTATGTTTGCCGACCACGAGTTCAGGTGGCTAAGTGAGGAATTATTTAGTGATTTCATCCTTCAAGAGCGAAAGTTTCCCGAGCACCGCTATGGAGCCTATTTGAAATTCATAAAGGCCTCAGTGATACCAACCGAACAGCCACCAACTCCCACTTATTCTGACGTACCACTTTCCGACGAgtcagatgaagaaacagagctttcttcaattgggGGCGATAGCGTTGGATCTGATATGAGAGAAGGTATCGACGATTTAATTCACTACAGCGAAAAGTACAGCCAAACTCGCAATCAGGAGTACCAAACTTGCTCCCTTGAGGCCACTGGGAAGGGTcggaagaagaaattgctAATCGATGAATCTCTGGGCCTTGATACGGAGAGTATAGCCACATTACAGGATAAACTGAGTAACAGATTAGCCCACAAGGCCAAAAAACGAAGAGACAAGCAGGATTTCATTGACTTGGAGAACCAAAATTCAAGCGATCTTACCAAGAAATACCCAGCTGGCCTGCATGTGCATAATATTAGAGATGAATTTGAGCATTTTCTAACTAGCAATAGAGACCGTTTGACTTTCCCTGCTTTAGATCCCCATGGAAATAGAACTATCGCGAAATTCGCTCAGCATTACAACATGAAATCATCCAAGATAGGTTCCGCAAATCATACTCAGGTAGTCGCGCAAAAGACTAAGAAAACTCACCGCTCATTTCCTAACTACAATTTGATTGATCAGCTACTCAAACAGCGTCCGATATTTATGCGCATAGACGTCAGTCGTCCTAAGGATGCAAGTGTGAATGTGACCAAAACAACAAGGGTTAGATTTCACACCATGGAGGGACAAGTTATTGGTAAAGATGCGCCAGAAATCGGTCGTGACAACATTGGGAGAAGAATTTTGGAGAAATTAGGATGGACCAACGGAGAAGGCCTGGGGGCGCACGGTAATAAAGGCATAAGCGAGCCACTTATGGCCACTGTTAAGAAGAGCAAATCAGGGTTAAGACACGATGGAAAGAAGTAG